In a single window of the Halobaculum lipolyticum genome:
- a CDS encoding DUF5790 family protein, protein MAQSTFDDDDLFGEAADEMRADVEAHLASAKATLPTADAVWETDADNVLGALNGLRSALDTGDAVEELRQAKKQYVMGERAGAFDDADDLADEIESLQEFVETLEEAHEQVGELTSVVPQLKSDLEEAHAEGVDADADADGEEGAEA, encoded by the coding sequence ATGGCGCAGTCTACCTTCGACGACGACGACCTGTTCGGGGAAGCGGCCGACGAGATGCGCGCGGACGTCGAGGCGCACCTCGCGAGCGCGAAGGCGACGCTGCCGACCGCGGACGCGGTCTGGGAGACGGACGCCGACAACGTGCTCGGCGCGCTCAACGGGCTCCGCTCGGCGCTGGACACCGGCGACGCCGTCGAGGAACTCCGGCAGGCGAAGAAGCAGTACGTGATGGGCGAGCGCGCCGGTGCGTTCGACGACGCCGACGACCTCGCCGACGAGATCGAGTCGCTGCAGGAGTTCGTCGAGACGCTGGAGGAGGCACACGAGCAGGTGGGCGAACTGACGAGCGTCGTCCCGCAGCTGAAAAGCGATCTGGAGGAGGCCCACGCCGAGGGCGTCGACGCCGACGCGGACGCCGACGGCGAGGAGGGGGCGGAGGCGTAA